A section of the Mangifera indica cultivar Alphonso chromosome 12, CATAS_Mindica_2.1, whole genome shotgun sequence genome encodes:
- the LOC123193605 gene encoding transcription factor bHLH162-like, protein MENNPGLSKTDRKTIERNRRNQMKALFAELNSLVPHETPMEAASLPDKLDEAANYIKRLQTNLEKLKERKDSLMGIEKRPSNSTGSSSGKTTMEGFRSPQIEIREIASALEVVLITGLDFHFMFNETIRLLHEEGAEIVTASFSVVHDTVFHTIHLEVGDSDQVGNGAARISQRLKKFVHDSGAF, encoded by the exons ATGGAGAATAACCCCGGTTTATCAAAAACTGATAGAAAAACCATTGAGAGAAATAGAAGAAATCAAATGAAAGCCCTTTTCGCAGAGCTCAATTCTCTTGTACCTCATGAAACGCCTATG GAAGCCGCGTCACTGCCTGATAAGCTCGATGAAGCAGCAAACTACATAAAAAGGTTACAGACGAACTtggaaaaattgaaagaaaggaaagacaGCTTAATGGGAATCGAAAAGCGTCCTAGTAATAGCACAGGCTCGAGCAGTGGCAAAACAACAATGGAGGGATTTAGATCACCGCAAATTGAAATTCGCGAAATTGCTTCTGCTTTGGAGGTTGTTTTAATAACTGGGTTGGATTTTCACTTCATGTTCAATGAAACCATTCGTTTGCTTCATGAAGAAGGAGCTGAAATTGTCACTGCTAGCTTCTCCGTTGTTCATGACACTGTCTTCCACACCATACATTTAGAG GTTGGAGATTCTGATCAAGTGGGTAATGGAGCTGCTAGAATATCTCAAAGACTGAAGAAGTTTGTCCACGATTCTGGTGCATTTTGA
- the LOC123193176 gene encoding eukaryotic translation initiation factor 3 subunit D-like — translation MVSGEFEIGAVPFNPDGWGPPESTANATSTLPLHVPFAPFSRSEKLGRIADWTRNVYANQSNRPNTGNKNPADTVFDFSADDSFPLSINPDDDSSFRLVDGKPPPRPKFGPKWRFNQHHRLQLPQRRDEEVEARKREAEKERARRDRHYNLNRSNVNQSRREAAIFKSSVDIQPEWNMLDQIPFSTFSKLSFNVSEPEDLLLCGSLEYYDRSYDRVTPKNERRLERFKYRNFFKVTTTDDPVIRRLANEDKATVFATDAILATLMCAPRSVYSWDIVIQRVGNKLFFDKRDGSQLDLLSVHETSQEPLPEAKDDINSAYSLGVEAAYINQNFSQQVLVRDGNKLTFDEPNPFATEGEEVASVAYRYRRWKLDDDMHLVARCEVQSVVDVNNQRSFLTLNALNEFDSKYSGVDWRQKLETQRGAVLATELKNNANKLAKWTAQALLASADLMKLGYVSRVHPRDHFNHVILAVMGYKPRDFATQINMSTANMWGIVKSIVDLCMKLNEGKYVLVKDPSKPQVRIYEVPPDAFENDYVEEPLPEEEQVQPPVENAEGVEATNDVEDKVLDAQA, via the coding sequence ATGGTGTCAGGGGAATTTGAGATCGGTGCCGTGCCTTTTAACCCCGACGGTTGGGGACCGCCAGAATCCACCGCCAACGCCACCTCAACACTCCCTCTTCACGTGCCGTTTGCTCCATTTTCTCGCTCTGAGAAACTCGGTCGGATCGCAGATTGGACTCGAAATGTTTACGCCAATCAATCTAACCGCCCAAATACAGGCAACAAGAACCCGGCCGACACTGTTTTCGATTTTTCAGCCGACGACTCGTTCCCCTTGTCTATAAATCCTGACGATGATTCCTCCTTCCGTCTGGTAGATGGAAAGCCCCCACCCCGCCCCAAGTTCGGCCCCAAGTGGCGCTTCAACCAGCACCACCGACTTCAGCTCCCGCAACGCCGAGATGAGGAGGTCGAGGCTCGTAAACGCGAGGCAGAGAAGGAGCGGGCCCGCCGAGATAGGCATTACAATCTCAATCGCTCCAATGTGAACCAGTCGCGTCGCGAAGCTGCAATTTTTAAGTCGTCGGTCGATATTCAACCCGAATGGAACATGCTTGATCAGATTCCGTTTTCGACTTTCTCTAAATTGTCGTTCAATGTCTCGGAGCCTGAAGATTTGTTGCTTTGTGGATCTCTTGAGTACTACGACAGGTCTTATGATCGCGTGACGCCAAAGAATGAGCGTAGGCTGGAGAGATTCAAGTACCGAAATTTCTTCAAGGTGACTACAACTGACGATCCAGTCATTCGTAGACTGGCGAATGAAGATAAGGCCACTGTTTTTGCCACCGATGCGATTTTAGCTACGCTCATGTGCGCACCCAGGTCCGTTTATTCGTGGGATATCGTAATTCAACGAGTTGgcaataaattgttttttgatAAAAGAGATGGCTCTCAGTTAGATTTATTATCTGTGCATGAGACTTCTCAAGAACCGTTGCCTGAAGCTAAAGATGATATTAACTCGGCTTATTCTTTGGGTGTGGAGGCTGcgtatattaatcaaaactttTCACAGCAAGTTTTGGTGAGAGATGGGAATAAGTTGACCTTTGATGAGCCGAACCCGTTTGCAACTGAAGGAGAGGAGGTGGCCTCAGTGGCTTATAGGTATAGGAGATGGAAGCTTGATGATGATATGCATCTTGTTGCTAGGTGTGAGGTACAGAGTGTTGTGGATGTTAACAATCAGAGGTCATTTTTGACACTGAATGCGCTTaatgagtttgattcaaaatacTCTGGTGTTGACTGGAGGCAGAAGTTAGAGACTCAGAGGGGAGCTGTTTTAGCCACTGAGTTGAAGAACAATGCAAATAAGTTGGCTAAGTGGACAGCACAAGCTTTGTTGGCAAGTGCAGACTTGATGAAATTGGGATATGTTTCGAGGGTTCACCCACGCGATCATTTTAACCATGTGATATTGGCTGTTATGGGGTATAAGCCTCGGGATTTTGCAACCCAAATTAATATGAGTACTGCAAATATGTGGGGCATTGTGAAGAGTATTGTGGATTTGTGCATGAAGTTGAATGAGGGGAAGTATGTGCTTGTTAAGGATCCATCTAAGCCACAAGTGAGGATCTATGAGGTTCCACCGGATGCATTTGAGAATGATTATGTGGAAGAGCCCTTGCCTGAGGAGGAGCAGGTGCAGCCACCTGTAGAGAATGCTGAGGGAGTTGAAGCAACTAATGATGTAGAGGATAAAGTGCTTGACGCCCAAGCTTAG
- the LOC123230350 gene encoding VQ motif-containing protein 4-like produces METSPKHLVQDTTLSSSLLPSPNSSASSSTISSSPTTPKPVTRSDSANPYPTTFVQADTSTFKQVVQMLTGSSETAKLASKPASQPEPNSNKTHNIPLIKSTPKKQQQQSSFKLYERRNSLKNLRINPLNPNSFLSSGFSPRKPDILSPSILDFPSLVLSPVTPLIPDPFDRSGPVYHNNKSGLHADGSKMDQETEEQAIKEKGYYLHPSPSTTPRNEEPRLLPLFPVTSPRVSGSAASNS; encoded by the coding sequence ATGGAAACCTCACCAAAGCACCTCGTCCAAGACACCACCCTCAGCTCTTCCCTCCTCCCTTCCCCCAACAGCAGCGCCAGTAGCTCCACCATCAGCAGTAGCCCCACTACTCCCAAACCCGTTACCAGATCGGACTCTGCCAACCCCTACCCCACCACTTTTGTTCAAGCTGACACTTCTACCTTCAAACAAGTCGTTCAAATGCTTACGGGATCCTCCGAAACCGCAAAGCTTGCTTCTAAACCCGCTTCTCAACCAGAAcctaattcaaacaaaacccaTAACATCCCTCTCATCAAGTCCACACCCaagaaacaacaacaacaatctaGCTTCAAGCTTTATGAACGTAGAAATTCTCTCAAGAACCTTAGGATCAATCCTCTTAACCCAAACTCATTTCTCTCTTCCGGGTTTTCGCCCCGAAAACCCGATATTCTCTCTCCTAGTATTCTTGATTTTCCTTCTCTAGTTCTCAGTCCGGTCACCCCGTTGATACCTGACCCGTTTGACCGGTCCGGACCCGTTTATCATAATAACAAGAGTGGTTTACATGCAGATGGTAGTAAGATGGACCAGGAAACCGAAGAACAAGCTATTAAAGAAAAAGGGTATTATTTGCACCCGTCACCGAGTACAACGCCACGAAATGAGGAGCCGAGGCTGTTGCCGCTTTTTCCGGTGACTTCACCTAGGGTTTCAGGTTCTGCAGCTTCTAattcttga